A genomic stretch from Methylophilus medardicus includes:
- the hpnE gene encoding hydroxysqualene dehydroxylase HpnE: MTATRLSNRRVAVIGAGLAGIAAAHKLLQHGYQVCLFEAAAQAGGRARGVTHANHLLDNGQHLCIGAYRDTLHLLQAAGMDATQVFMRLPLALHMHHPMQNGPQCMSLVTPTWLPAPLHLLWGLLSARGLDWQSKWRAIGWMNQLKKQAFTLGSDCTVKALLTQGKQTALAIQTLWEPLCLAALNTPIDVASAQVFLNVLRDSFQHRRQDSDFLVLRSDLSSALVQPLLRRIAFLGGEVRLRSTVSAIEATQQACTLTTSQGSETFDAVVVAVGPHQLKTIAGISVAPTLAYQPITTVYLQYGADLRLPYPIMGLCHGLAQWVFDRGQCCGQAGLLAVVISAHPPLTSDKPALIAQCITELNLALSQYHIRLSSSPDWTQVITEKRATFSCTPALVRPTTVTDNPRLLLAGDYVAGPYPATIEGAIRSGNAAAQAIIDQH, from the coding sequence ATGACCGCAACACGTTTATCCAATCGCAGGGTGGCCGTGATTGGTGCCGGATTAGCCGGCATTGCCGCCGCACATAAATTACTACAACACGGTTATCAGGTATGTCTATTTGAAGCTGCGGCACAGGCTGGCGGCCGCGCACGGGGTGTTACGCATGCAAACCACTTGCTCGATAACGGTCAGCATCTGTGCATAGGCGCCTACCGCGACACCTTGCATTTATTGCAAGCCGCGGGCATGGATGCAACACAAGTATTTATGCGCCTACCACTCGCCTTACACATGCATCACCCAATGCAAAACGGCCCGCAATGCATGTCGCTGGTAACACCAACTTGGTTGCCTGCCCCATTGCATTTGCTATGGGGATTGCTGAGTGCACGCGGCTTGGACTGGCAGAGCAAATGGCGCGCAATTGGCTGGATGAACCAATTAAAAAAACAAGCCTTCACACTGGGGAGCGACTGCACTGTTAAGGCTTTGTTGACACAAGGCAAACAAACCGCACTAGCGATCCAGACCTTGTGGGAGCCGCTGTGTCTAGCCGCCCTCAATACGCCGATAGACGTGGCCAGCGCGCAGGTATTTCTCAATGTTTTACGCGACAGCTTTCAGCATCGACGTCAGGACAGTGATTTTTTGGTACTAAGATCAGACTTATCCAGCGCACTCGTGCAGCCGTTGCTAAGGCGCATTGCATTTCTAGGCGGCGAAGTGCGGTTGCGCAGCACTGTCAGCGCCATTGAAGCGACACAGCAGGCTTGCACGCTCACGACGTCACAAGGCAGTGAAACCTTCGACGCAGTGGTGGTCGCAGTAGGCCCGCACCAACTCAAAACCATTGCAGGGATAAGCGTTGCCCCAACACTTGCCTATCAACCAATCACGACGGTGTATTTGCAATACGGTGCAGATCTCCGCCTACCCTATCCGATTATGGGCCTGTGTCATGGCTTGGCGCAGTGGGTCTTCGACCGCGGCCAGTGCTGTGGTCAAGCTGGATTGTTGGCGGTAGTGATCAGTGCGCATCCGCCGTTGACGAGCGACAAGCCAGCGCTGATTGCGCAATGCATTACGGAGCTCAATCTCGCCTTGTCTCAGTATCACATTAGGTTATCGTCCAGCCCAGATTGGACGCAAGTAATTACCGAAAAACGCGCAACGTTCAGTTGCACGCCCGCGCTGGTTCGCCCAACCACTGTGACCGACAATCCACGCCTATTGCTGGCAGGGGACTATGTGGCAGGCCCTTACCCGGCGACCATCGAGGGCGCCATCCGCAGCGGCAATGCGGCTGCACAAGCCATTATTGATCAGCACTAA
- the def gene encoding peptide deformylase produces MAVKPVLKMGDPLLYQVAEKVTEFDTPALHALIQDMQDTMQHMQGAGIAAPQIGVSVQVVIFGVGANPRYPDAEAVPFTILLNPELTPLGDTIEDGWEGCLSVPGMRGLVPRYHALHYRGVDPQGKPIERTVSGFHARVVQHECDHLFGILYPMRIRDLTKFGFNDVLFPGLTLPDD; encoded by the coding sequence ATGGCAGTAAAGCCAGTGCTTAAAATGGGGGATCCGCTGCTATATCAGGTGGCTGAAAAGGTGACTGAATTTGATACCCCTGCGTTGCATGCCTTGATTCAAGATATGCAAGACACCATGCAACACATGCAGGGGGCCGGCATTGCTGCGCCGCAGATTGGTGTGAGTGTGCAAGTGGTGATATTTGGCGTGGGGGCTAATCCTCGCTACCCAGATGCCGAAGCGGTCCCGTTTACGATTTTGCTCAATCCTGAGCTCACCCCCCTAGGGGACACCATTGAAGACGGTTGGGAAGGTTGCCTGTCAGTGCCCGGCATGCGCGGTCTGGTGCCACGCTACCACGCGTTGCATTATCGAGGCGTTGATCCGCAAGGTAAGCCGATTGAACGCACCGTCAGTGGCTTTCATGCCCGAGTGGTGCAACATGAATGTGATCACTTATTTGGCATACTTTATCCAATGCGCATACGCGATCTAACAAAATTTGGCTTTAATGATGTACTTTTTCCTGGGTTGACCCTTCCAGATGACTGA
- the hpnD gene encoding presqualene diphosphate synthase HpnD: MTPQQYCQQKTRESGSSFTLSFMFLPKHKREAMTALYAFCREVDDVVDECTDYQIAQTKLSWWKQEIQRLFHETPQHPVTQALRPVVSAFDLKEAHFIEIIDGMHMDTQYNRYADFEQLALYCYRVASVVGLLSAQIFGFKDRATLEYAHDLGMAFQLTNIIRDVGEDARRGRIYIPLDALEHAGVTEAQLLSSKPSAQTQALLLKQIESAEMFYEKALNQLPKLDYRSQLPGLMMAAIYRALLQEIRQDPNLVLTHKIALPPFRKLKLALGAWLKYR; encoded by the coding sequence ATGACCCCGCAACAATATTGCCAACAAAAAACCCGTGAGAGTGGCTCTAGCTTCACCCTAAGTTTTATGTTTTTGCCCAAACACAAACGTGAGGCGATGACCGCATTGTATGCATTCTGCCGCGAGGTTGATGATGTCGTCGATGAATGCACGGACTACCAGATTGCACAGACCAAACTCAGCTGGTGGAAACAAGAGATTCAGCGTTTATTCCATGAAACGCCACAACACCCAGTGACGCAAGCTTTGCGGCCAGTGGTCAGTGCCTTCGATTTAAAAGAAGCGCATTTTATTGAGATCATTGATGGCATGCACATGGATACCCAATACAACCGCTATGCCGACTTTGAACAACTGGCCTTGTATTGTTACCGGGTTGCCAGTGTGGTCGGCCTACTTTCTGCGCAGATTTTTGGCTTTAAAGACCGCGCGACGCTTGAATATGCGCATGATCTGGGGATGGCATTTCAATTAACGAATATTATTCGTGATGTGGGCGAAGACGCGCGGCGCGGGCGTATCTATATTCCACTGGATGCACTCGAACACGCAGGCGTGACCGAAGCGCAACTGCTCTCGAGCAAACCATCCGCGCAAACGCAAGCGTTGCTTCTCAAGCAAATCGAATCGGCCGAGATGTTTTATGAAAAAGCCCTCAACCAGTTGCCAAAACTGGACTACCGATCACAGTTACCCGGATTGATGATGGCGGCGATTTATCGGGCACTGCTGCAAGAGATTCGGCAGGATCCCAATCTGGTATTGACCCATAAAATTGCGTTACCGCCCTTTAGAAAGCTGAAGCTGGCGCTGGGGGCGTGGTTGAAATATCGCTAA
- a CDS encoding cupin domain-containing protein produces MTQIIIDHNPSEEKLKELGVKSWNTWDCAPSKFPLDFTATEKAYVLEGEFKVTPQGGDTVTIKAGDYVEFPKGLKSQWEVVKQLKKHYKHF; encoded by the coding sequence ATGACACAAATCATCATCGACCATAACCCATCAGAAGAAAAACTGAAGGAACTGGGCGTAAAAAGCTGGAACACATGGGATTGCGCACCTTCAAAATTCCCGTTGGACTTCACTGCGACTGAAAAAGCCTACGTGTTAGAAGGCGAATTTAAAGTAACGCCACAAGGCGGTGACACAGTCACTATCAAAGCTGGTGATTACGTTGAGTTTCCAAAAGGCCTGAAATCCCAGTGGGAAGTGGTCAAACAATTGAAAAAACACTACAAACATTTCTAA
- a CDS encoding S-methyl-5'-thioinosine phosphorylase: protein MLGIIGGTGLTALDNLNISKRLIVRTPYGEPSQPLVFGEINGKEVVFLARHGGGHTIPPHAVNYRANIWALHSVGVCDLLAVATVGGIAATLKPGDIVLPNQILDYTYGRSNTYHDGIELPVRHIDFTQPYSQAMRERCLKAAADIGDGLIDGGVYASVQGPRLETAAEINRYERDGATIVGMTGMPEAVLARELGVSYAAICPVANFAAGRGDSAQSIQFEQVMPLLQQTMDKVRAVIAHYLSEHDGAAS, encoded by the coding sequence ATGTTAGGCATTATTGGCGGTACCGGGCTCACAGCACTGGACAATTTGAACATCTCGAAACGCTTAATTGTGCGCACGCCCTATGGTGAACCATCACAGCCATTGGTGTTTGGTGAGATTAATGGCAAAGAAGTGGTTTTTTTAGCGCGACATGGTGGCGGACATACGATTCCGCCGCATGCAGTGAATTACCGGGCGAATATCTGGGCGCTGCATTCGGTGGGTGTGTGTGACTTGCTCGCAGTGGCCACTGTCGGCGGCATTGCCGCCACGCTAAAACCAGGTGATATTGTCTTGCCCAATCAGATCCTTGATTATACTTATGGCCGCAGCAATACCTACCATGATGGGATTGAGTTGCCGGTGCGACACATCGATTTTACCCAGCCTTATTCGCAAGCAATGCGTGAGCGCTGCCTGAAAGCCGCAGCCGACATCGGGGATGGCCTGATTGACGGCGGCGTCTATGCCAGTGTGCAGGGACCGCGTTTAGAGACTGCTGCGGAGATTAATCGCTACGAACGTGATGGCGCGACCATTGTGGGGATGACTGGCATGCCAGAGGCGGTGTTGGCACGGGAGTTAGGCGTGTCTTATGCGGCGATTTGCCCGGTGGCCAATTTTGCCGCCGGTCGCGGCGACAGCGCGCAGTCTATTCAGTTTGAACAAGTGATGCCTTTGCTTCAGCAAACCATGGATAAAGTGCGTGCGGTCATTGCACACTATTTGTCTGAACACGATGGCGCGGCCAGCTGA
- the hpnC gene encoding squalene synthase HpnC: protein MYAFSKPAEPLPSLTLAQTHYENFPVASLLLPAHLREAVTVIYQFAREADDIADEGDADEHTRLQALQGYEDELLLIQAYIQPSRPLFFALQQVVRTHNLDTQWLLNLIQAFKQDVVKTRYANIDEVMDYCRLSANPVGRLMLQLYASDTAQHQVWSDQICSALQLINFYQDIAIDLQKHGQIGRIYLAQDEMQAAGISEQDLRQQRQDGVWQDFFLHNVLRAEHLLLAGKPLGGALPGRIGFELRMMIAGGERILHKLKHCRGDIYHHRPTLKAYDWLIILLKALFKK from the coding sequence ATGTACGCCTTTTCAAAGCCAGCAGAGCCGTTACCCAGCCTGACGCTGGCACAAACACACTACGAAAACTTCCCAGTGGCCTCTCTGCTGTTGCCCGCGCATTTGCGTGAGGCAGTGACCGTGATTTATCAGTTCGCACGCGAAGCGGATGATATTGCCGATGAAGGCGACGCTGATGAGCACACACGATTACAAGCCCTGCAGGGCTACGAAGACGAATTACTACTGATTCAAGCGTATATTCAACCGTCACGCCCCTTATTTTTTGCCTTGCAACAGGTGGTGAGAACACACAACCTCGACACCCAATGGCTACTGAACTTAATCCAAGCCTTTAAACAAGATGTAGTAAAAACACGCTATGCCAACATCGATGAGGTGATGGACTATTGCCGTCTATCTGCCAATCCGGTGGGTCGCCTCATGTTGCAATTGTATGCGAGCGACACTGCGCAACATCAGGTGTGGTCAGATCAGATTTGCAGCGCCTTACAGCTGATTAACTTCTATCAAGATATTGCCATCGACCTCCAAAAACATGGTCAAATCGGACGGATTTACCTAGCACAAGACGAAATGCAAGCGGCCGGCATCAGTGAGCAGGATTTACGCCAGCAACGCCAAGATGGCGTTTGGCAAGATTTTTTCTTGCATAATGTGCTGCGCGCAGAACATTTGTTATTGGCAGGCAAGCCGCTGGGCGGTGCATTACCCGGCCGAATTGGCTTTGAATTACGCATGATGATTGCAGGCGGTGAGCGTATCCTGCACAAACTCAAACATTGTCGTGGTGATATCTACCATCATCGCCCGACCCTGAAAGCCTATGACTGGCTGATTATTTTGTTGAAAGCCCTGTTTAAAAAATGA